The following proteins are encoded in a genomic region of Oryctolagus cuniculus chromosome 6, mOryCun1.1, whole genome shotgun sequence:
- the LOC100338621 gene encoding olfactory receptor 2T2, protein MEILHNSTDFILLGLITHPTCPGLIFAVIFSIFVVAVTANVAMILLIHRDPHLHTPMYFLLSQLSFMDTVYICVTVPKTLQDLLSKEKTISFLGCAFQIFFYLTLIGGEFFLLGFMAYDRYVAVCRPLQYPLLMNRRVCLFMVVSSWVGGSLDGFMLSPVTMSFPYCGPREINHFFCEIPAVLKLSCTDTSLYETLMYACCVLMLLIPLSVISVSYTHILITVHRMNSAKGWHKAFTTCSSHIMVVIIFYGAAFYTNVLPHSYHTPEKDKVVSAFYTILTPMLNPLIYSLRNKDVEEALRKALGRCAASRRIRAGGVPRKY, encoded by the coding sequence ATGGAGATTCTGCACAACTCCACAGACTTCATCCTCCTGGGTCTCATCACCCACCCCACGTGCCCTGGCCTCATCTTTGCAGTCATCTTCTCCATCTTTGTGGTGGCTGTCACAGCCAACGTGGCCATGATCCTGCTCATCCACAGGGACCCACACCTCCACACGCCCATGTACTTCTTGCTCAGCCAGCTCTCCTTTATGGATACTGTCTACATCTGTGTCACTGTCCCGAAGACACTCCAAGACCTGCTGTCCAAGGAAAAGACCATTTCCTTCCTGGGCTGTGCATTTCAGATCTTCTTCTACCTGACCCTTATTGGAGGTGAATTCTTCCTGCTGGGCTTCATGGCCTATGACAGATATGTGGCTGTGTGCAGGCCCTTGCAGTACCCTCTCCTCATGAACCGCAGGGTTTGCTTATTCATGGTGGTGAGCTCCTGGGTAGGCGGATCCTTGGATGGATTCATGCTAAGTCCTGTCACCATGAGCTTCCCCTACTGTGGGCCTCGAGAGATCAACCACTTcttctgtgagatcccagcggtGCTGAAGCTGTCATGCACAGACACGTCTCTCTACGAGACCCTGATGTATGCCTGCTGTGTGCTGATGCTGCTCATCCCTTTGTCTGTCATTTCTGTCTCCTACACACACATCCTCATCACGGTCCACAGGATGAACTCTGCCAAGGGCTGGCACAAAGCCTTCACAACGTGTTCCTCCCATATAATGGTGGTGATCATCTTCTATGGGGCAGCCTTCTACACCAATGTGCTGCCCCATTCCTACCACACGCCAGAGAAAGATAAGGTTGTGTCCGCATTCTACACCATCCTcacccccatgctgaaccccCTCATCTACAGCCTGAGAAACAAGGATGTGGAAGAGGCTCTTAGGAAAGCCCTGGGGAGGTGTGCTGCCTCCCGGAGAATCAGAGCAGGGGGAGTGCCCAGGAAATACTAG